The Plasmodium berghei ANKA genome assembly, chromosome: 12 region TTTAGGATATAGTGTAGAATACAAAAAAgagaaagaaaatataagcGCTGTTAGAATAATAGCcactttattattatatttaattagattgggagaaaaatatataggaaAAGAATGTAATGAAATTGTTTTATCTTATCCTCCTCACTATACTAACAATCAAATTCAATGTTTAGCAGCTGCtgcaaaaataataaatgttaaCGTATTGAGACTTATCAGTGATAATACTGCTGTTGCTTTAGATTATGGTATGTATAGAATGAAAGAATTTAATGAAAAGAATGGTTCAATAGTAGcatttgttaatattgGTTATgcaaatacatatatatgtattgcTAAATTTTACTCAAACAAATGTGAAATATTATGTGATATAGCAGATAACACTTTAGGAGGCAGAAATATTGAtaatgaattaataaaatatataaataatttatttataaatacttataaaattaatgcactatataaaaatggtcCTATTGAGTTAAGCGAAATGGGAAACGGAAAATTagataaattttttacatctaaaaataatgaaaccgcacaaattaataataaagtaaGAGTAAAATTACAAGATGTAGcaattaaaacaaaaaaagttTTATCGGCAAACAATGAAACATCTATACATGTAGAATGTTTACATGAGGATTTAGATTGCCAAGGTACTATAAATAGAGAAACATATGAAGAATTATGttcaaattttttcttaacaaaattgaaaaatattttagatAAAGCAATATCTattagtaaaataaatgatgtTAAAAATGCTCAATCTGTAGAAATATTAGGAGGTACAACAAGAATACCatttattcaaaatttCTTACAATCTTATTTCAATAAGCCTTTATCAAAAACTTTAGTAGCAGATGAATCTGTTGCTAGGGGTTGTGTATTATCTGCTGCAATGTTAAGTAAGTATTACAAAGTAAAGGAATATGAATGTATTGAAAAAGTTCACCATCCAATTAGTGTGAAATGtgaaaatatgaatgaCAAGTCTGGAGCAAATTCTCGAGTTGAACAATTATATACTACTGATTCTATAAGAAGAAAagtaaacaaaattattataccAGATAAAGGTAACATTAAAATAACAgctttttatgaaaataatccTGACCTTCCAGATAATTGTGTAAAAGAATTGGGTTCATGTGTTGTTAAAATTAACGagaaaaatgataaaattgtCGAATCTCATGTTATGGCAACATTTTCAACTAATGACgtatttacatttttggGAGCTCAAACCGtttcaaaaaatgttataaaaggaaaagaagaaaaagaaaaaaaaaacgaagaAAAACCAGCTGATGATTCAAAAGgcaaaaataatgtatcTCCATCAAAAAGCGAAGATAAATCACCATCTGAAAATAGTAGCCCTAGCAAAACAGAGTTGAAAAAAGGTGAAGAAGGAAAGATACAAACATGCTATACTACTATACCCCTTGAAATAATATCTCCCCCTGGAACATATACTAATAAGGAGATATACAACTTTAGTGAAGcggaaataaatatgcaacATAGTGATACATTAGAAGCAGAAAGattaaaacatattaatgaattagaaactattatttatgaaacTAGGGATCGTTTGAATGGTATGTATAAAGACTTTGTAGTTGATGAAGAAAGAGATTCTATTTTACTAACTTTAGATGATGTTGAAAATTGgatatatgataatattgatgaaaataaaaatgctTTTGTAAgtaaaaaagaagaaataaGAGAACGtataaaagatataattTATAGATATGATGTTTATGCAtctaaacaaaaaaatttaggaaatattatatcacatttaaaaaatattattacacAATGTGAAAAGCAAGCATCAGATGAAAgccaaaaaataatagcaaAAGCTAATAACTTTTTATCAACTATTGATTCTTTACAAGaacaagaaaaaaataaaaaattatatgaagcACCTGTTTATTCATTAAAAGATGTTGAAAAGGAGTTTAATGATGTTACACAAATGgcacaaaaatatttctcaAAAATTGAAGCTGAAGAATTAGCAAAACAAAAGGAAAAATTGGAgcaggaaaaaaaaaatgaagaaaatcaACCTTCTGAAGAAAGCGAACAAACTGAAAACAATGATAACGAAGAAAAACCTGATAATAGtgataaataattttaagaAAGTGAAATAACTaccatattttatattacataGATATAGAATATATGCTATACTTCAtttcttatatatactGCACATTGTTTGTGCCTTATGCACTTTTCATTGCCCCGTTGATTCGGGGTTTTAttcgtttttttcataaaattcgAATCTTTATATGCGAGAAAatattcaatatatatatattactcatatatatgcattttatgCTCGTATTACCTTTTTTGTATGTGCTTATagttgtatatataatatattatatttaatatatgtatgctTATTGTGCAcacattaaattttattttataaaaacataatttcTTTCTTATAATTCATGCAAATGCACACATATAGttgtatatacaatatatatgttcataaattttgtaACTCAAGGACTTTCATAAATTGagtaatttttattaatcatttttttcacttttatACATGTAAGGAAATGGAGAATTAAAGAAACAGATAAGAAAAGGCTTATAGAaattattacttttattttgaaataaaacttaataatattaatagaGTTTATTGGTATGTTTAAAACTCGTTCCCCTTATTATCCGagatttttataattttggaaaaaatattttataaataataaacttcaaaaaaatacatattcatcttttttattagaaTATTCCGAATGATGATACCTTGAATTACTTAGTATAaacatgcatataatatgtataatacgcatgtctatattttatttcgtgatttattttttattttttaatattatatttttaaggtAGCCAAAAAGGCtaaattattcaaataatagAGAGGtttattgataaaaaaaagaaaaaaactaaaaatataaatgctaatatgatgatataatttttcttaattcaccaaaaaatattttcatctttgTTTCATTATTAGCAAACTATAAACTAGTAGAAAAATGTCCACATATATCCATATACTGAGTATATGCATGtataaattcattttaatTATCCACATAGCCAACTATGTAAATACATTGGGAAAACATTGTgtgtgtatttttatttgtaccCGATTTATCCCTAATTACAGCCTACATAAATCATGTATCATAAAGATGGTAATTTTTGATTATATGAGATATGGTATTAAATAATCAGTGAGTTAAGGTAGTATAATTAGggtatattttattgttttttttttgttttttttttttggtcattttttttggatAGCTATATGTTCATCAAGATATTGAGATATTCGCTCTACCATTTCATTAATTGTACAATTTTTACCAAAAAAATCCACAAATTTCCCTTCTGTATCTAACAAGTAGTGAATAATAGAATGGtcaattaaataattatatttattttggtCATTAActgttttatttacattacTCATTTCAGTAACATGCtcattataatatacacGAAATAACTTAGCAACATGTTTTATAAGATCTTTTGTCCCTGTTAAACCAATTAATTTCGGATTAAATGACttacaataataatttatttgagCTACTGTATCTCGATTAGGATCTAcagtaataaaaatagggGTAAGGATATccccatatttttttgatattttttcaaaaactATAGTTTGCTTTTCTAACTCTTGAGGACAAATATCAGGACAATAACTAAAgccaaaatatattaaacagTATTTTCCTTTAAATGTTTGATTTGTAACTATATTTCCATTATAATCTATTAGTGTAAAATTACCACCTATTAATGGTTTTCCAATATTTTCGACTCTTGTTTTTCCAATATgattttttccattattttttttatcacattttaatttatataaatataatgtagGAATACATAAGCctaaattaaaaacaaaacatttccatgttaaaaaaatacttttttttttttttaatggattttctgcattttttttatttgttgaaaaatttaatttggtctcaaaaattattttattttcatatttgttCAAATTCAagttataatttatacaaGATTTACAAAATGCTCCACCTCTCTTTACTTTATTAACATTCCTTAAAAGTATTTTATTCATGGCTTGGAGAATGGAAATTTATGTTACCAACGTTGTATATGTAAGttatatccatatatatatatatatatataatatttattttaaattatatgataatagtgttaaatatataatttgtgggttctttatttttacttttcttggggaataatataatttccTTTTTCCCCTTCAATTCACTTTCTTTTACCAGACTTTActattttcaatttcaaCGGTGTGTTTATTTAAATGCTTTTTATCATCgaatttttctatatttcgaaagtttatatttttgtatgtTCCCTTTTTTTCAGATTTTAAAATGCGTTAACAACCgagataaatatttttaagcatataaaaaatatattatattcgcctatgctatatattattattatagggggaataaaattgtttgtTTTATAGGAGTCGAccaatataatataaatagatGATGAGAATTCCCGTATAGCAATTgagtataaaaaaataataataatattatatagggaaaacaatatatattatgtttat contains the following coding sequences:
- a CDS encoding heat shock protein 110, putative, with protein sequence MSVLGIDIGNENSVVATINKGAINIVRNDISERLTPTLIGFTEKERLIGDNALAKVKSNFRNTCRNIKNVLGKIGTGLEKDDLEVNEAYGDLVGCEHGYLGYSVEYKKEKENISAVRIIATLLLYLIRLGEKYIGKECNEIVLSYPPHYTNNQIQCLAAAAKIINVNVLRLISDNTAVALDYGMYRMKEFNEKNGSIVAFVNIGYANTYICIAKFYSNKCEILCDIADNTLGGRNIDNELIKYINNLFINTYKINALYKNGPIELSEMGNGKLDKFFTSKNNETAQINNKVRVKLQDVAIKTKKVLSANNETSIHVECLHEDLDCQGTINRETYEELCSNFFLTKLKNILDKAISISKINDVKNAQSVEILGGTTRIPFIQNFLQSYFNKPLSKTLVADESVARGCVLSAAMLSKYYKVKEYECIEKVHHPISVKCENMNDKSGANSRVEQLYTTDSIRRKVNKIIIPDKGNIKITAFYENNPDLPDNCVKELGSCVVKINEKNDKIVESHVMATFSTNDVFTFLGAQTVSKNVIKGKEEKEKKNEEKPADDSKGKNNVSPSKSEDKSPSENSSPSKTELKKGEEGKIQTCYTTIPLEIISPPGTYTNKEIYNFSEAEINMQHSDTLEAERLKHINELETIIYETRDRLNGMYKDFVVDEERDSILLTLDDVENWIYDNIDENKNAFVSKKEEIRERIKDIIYRYDVYASKQKNLGNIISHLKNIITQCEKQASDESQKIIAKANNFLSTIDSLQEQEKNKKLYEAPVYSLKDVEKEFNDVTQMAQKYFSKIEAEELAKQKEKLEQEKKNEENQPSEESEQTENNDNEEKPDNSDK
- a CDS encoding protein SCO1, putative — its product is MNKILLRNVNKVKRGGAFCKSCINYNLNLNKYENKIIFETKLNFSTNKKNAENPLKKKKSIFLTWKCFVFNLGLCIPTLYLYKLKCDKKNNGKNHIGKTRVENIGKPLIGGNFTLIDYNGNIVTNQTFKGKYCLIYFGFSYCPDICPQELEKQTIVFEKISKKYGDILTPIFITVDPNRDTVAQINYYCKSFNPKLIGLTGTKDLIKHVAKLFRVYYNEHVTEMSNVNKTVNDQNKYNYLIDHSIIHYLLDTEGKFVDFFGKNCTINEMVERISQYLDEHIAIQKK